Proteins encoded within one genomic window of Tabrizicola piscis:
- a CDS encoding pirin family protein, with translation MSIRPVIETRRAQPHLEGAGVHLHRAFGGADPLAEDPFLLFDDFRGDHPRDYMAGFPWHPHRGIETITYVLAGTVEHGDSLGNRGILGPGSLQLMTAGRGILHQEMPKGDAMGRMHGFQLWGNLPRALKMTDPRYQDIPGQELPERFEDDGTSIRVVIGDYRGVKSPVEGIAADPQYLDVFVPAGKRKTFKIDTRRRAFAYVFDGAGTFRDAARPEGVLLEKEVAGQEVNIRDLSGNRTLVRFGAGDEVTVTAGPEGVRFLLISGAPIEEPVAWAGPIVMNSEAELRQAFAELRNGTFIKPAH, from the coding sequence ATGTCCATCCGTCCCGTCATCGAGACCCGCCGCGCGCAGCCGCATCTGGAAGGCGCGGGCGTTCATCTGCATCGTGCCTTTGGCGGCGCTGACCCGCTGGCCGAAGATCCGTTCCTGCTGTTTGACGACTTCCGGGGGGACCACCCGCGGGATTACATGGCTGGCTTCCCGTGGCACCCGCATCGCGGGATCGAAACGATCACCTATGTGCTGGCCGGAACGGTGGAGCATGGCGACAGTCTGGGCAACCGGGGGATCCTTGGGCCGGGAAGCCTGCAACTGATGACCGCCGGGCGGGGCATCCTGCATCAGGAAATGCCGAAGGGTGACGCCATGGGCCGGATGCATGGGTTCCAGCTTTGGGGCAACCTGCCGCGCGCGTTGAAGATGACCGACCCGCGCTATCAGGATATTCCGGGGCAGGAACTGCCAGAGCGGTTCGAGGATGACGGCACCAGCATCCGCGTGGTGATCGGCGACTATCGGGGCGTGAAAAGCCCGGTCGAAGGGATTGCGGCAGATCCGCAATATCTGGATGTCTTCGTGCCTGCGGGCAAGCGCAAGACCTTCAAGATCGACACGCGCCGCCGTGCCTTTGCCTATGTCTTTGACGGCGCTGGCACCTTCCGCGACGCCGCACGCCCCGAAGGTGTGCTGCTGGAAAAAGAAGTTGCCGGGCAAGAGGTGAACATCCGCGACCTGTCCGGCAACCGTACCCTTGTGCGCTTCGGTGCGGGCGATGAGGTGACGGTGACCGCAGGGCCAGAGGGTGTGCGGTTCCTGTTGATCTCTGGCGCGCCGATCGAAGAACCAGTGGCCTGGGCCGGACCGATTGTCATGAACAGCGAGGCCGAGTTGCGGCAGGCCTTTGCCGAGTTGCGCAACGGCACTTTCATCAAGCCCGCGCATTAA
- a CDS encoding GntR family transcriptional regulator yields the protein MPITPRLTDPNAAAHERLYRSLRQQVMHGEMDPGQSLTLRGLGKAFGVSMTPAREAVRRLVAEGALTLSSSGRISTPELTPERIEELAAIRALLEPEMAARALPRAHFALIERLAAINMLNAEAAVKGDAVGYVRTNLEFHRTLYLRAQTPAMLAMCETVWLQLGPTMRAVYARVKRREPPQHHRMILAALKAGDEPGLRLAVRTDVTQGLRHLAG from the coding sequence ATGCCGATCACCCCTCGCCTCACCGACCCCAATGCCGCAGCGCATGAACGGCTGTACCGGTCCTTGCGCCAGCAGGTCATGCATGGCGAGATGGACCCCGGCCAGTCGCTGACCTTGCGCGGTCTTGGCAAAGCCTTTGGCGTGTCGATGACCCCCGCGCGTGAGGCGGTTCGCCGGCTGGTGGCCGAAGGCGCACTGACGCTGTCCTCCTCTGGCCGGATTTCCACCCCCGAACTCACGCCGGAGCGGATTGAGGAACTGGCCGCGATCCGGGCGCTTCTGGAACCGGAGATGGCCGCCCGCGCGCTGCCCCGCGCCCATTTCGCGCTGATCGAACGGCTGGCCGCGATCAACATGCTGAACGCCGAGGCGGCGGTGAAGGGCGATGCGGTGGGCTATGTGCGCACGAACCTGGAGTTCCACCGCACCCTCTACCTGCGCGCCCAGACCCCGGCGATGCTGGCGATGTGTGAAACAGTCTGGCTGCAGTTGGGGCCCACGATGCGGGCCGTCTATGCTCGGGTAAAGCGGCGGGAGCCGCCGCAGCATCACCGGATGATCCTTGCCGCGCTGAAAGCGGGGGATGAGCCGGGGCTGCGGTTGGCGGTGCGGACAGATGTGACGCAGGGGCTGCGGCATCTGGCGGGGTAG
- a CDS encoding M48 family metallopeptidase yields the protein MPVLPGPPPVEVHLKRVARARRFSLRVSRLDGKVTLSMPARAREGEALAFLQGHEGWLRETLEAMPDSAVRPVGLGSVIPVEGRDLTLVQGTGRAIRVDGDQLLVPGNPASAGPRVAAWLKALARDRLARASTHYAGLVGRPYSALALRDTRSRWGSCSPDGRLMYSWRLIMAPASVLDYVAAHEVAHLVELNHSPAYWAVVSKIYPGWKVERDWLHSHGQALHRLRFQD from the coding sequence ATGCCGGTTCTTCCTGGCCCGCCGCCGGTCGAGGTGCATCTGAAACGCGTCGCCCGCGCGCGGCGGTTTTCGCTGCGGGTTTCGCGGCTGGATGGCAAGGTGACGCTCAGCATGCCCGCCCGCGCGCGCGAGGGCGAGGCGCTGGCCTTCCTGCAGGGTCATGAAGGCTGGCTGCGCGAAACGCTGGAGGCGATGCCTGATTCTGCAGTGCGTCCCGTTGGCCTTGGGTCGGTGATCCCGGTCGAAGGGCGCGATCTGACGCTGGTCCAGGGCACGGGGCGGGCCATCCGGGTGGACGGTGACCAGCTTCTGGTGCCGGGCAACCCCGCCAGCGCTGGCCCACGAGTGGCTGCCTGGCTGAAGGCGCTGGCGCGTGACCGGCTGGCCCGGGCCAGCACGCATTATGCCGGGCTGGTCGGGCGGCCCTATTCCGCCCTTGCGCTGCGGGACACCCGGTCGCGCTGGGGGTCCTGTTCGCCTGACGGGCGGCTGATGTATTCCTGGCGGCTGATCATGGCACCCGCGTCAGTTCTGGACTATGTCGCCGCGCATGAGGTCGCGCATCTTGTGGAACTGAACCATTCCCCCGCCTATTGGGCGGTGGTCAGCAAGATCTATCCCGGCTGGAAAGTGGAACGCGACTGGCTGCACAGCCACGGCCAGGCCTTGCACCGCTTGCGCTTTCAGGATTGA
- a CDS encoding TIGR02300 family protein: MPKAEWGTKRICPTTGKRFYDLNRSPIVSPYTGEIVDIETVRRKMAASVISRAVPEKDDDVLVEDLEAEDDLLEAAVADDAELDDDLLEEDADDNVSLDDLADVAGDEEEV; this comes from the coding sequence ATGCCCAAAGCAGAATGGGGCACGAAGCGTATCTGCCCGACGACCGGCAAGCGCTTTTACGACCTGAACCGCAGCCCGATCGTCAGCCCCTACACGGGCGAGATCGTGGATATCGAAACTGTCCGCCGCAAGATGGCCGCCAGCGTCATTTCGCGCGCTGTCCCCGAAAAGGACGACGACGTCCTGGTCGAGGATCTGGAGGCCGAAGACGATCTGCTGGAAGCAGCGGTCGCGGATGACGCCGAACTGGACGATGATCTTCTGGAAGAAGACGCCGACGACAACGTTTCGCTGGACGATCTGGCCGACGTTGCGGGCGACGAGGAAGAGGTCTGA
- a CDS encoding efflux RND transporter permease subunit, whose product MKIVETAIANARLTLSVLVFLMIAGAMAYVSIPKEAEPDIQIPILYVSLHYDGISPEDSERLLLRPMETALKSITGIKKMTATAYQGGGNVVIEFQAGADLGTALEDVRNKVAQARPELPDGADEPTVNEVNLSEFPILVITLSGEVPERVLAQAGRDLRDRIEDLPPVLNANLQGVRDDLVEVVIDPGKLASYGLRPDVLIAGFAAGNQLVAAGALEGAMGRYAIKLPSLLETAEDVANLPVISTPTATVRVRDIASILPTLKEPETITRLDGRPAVAIEVSKRSGANLIETVDQVKAIAEEFKALLPEGTEVSFSQDKSKDIRQLLFDLQNSVLTAVILVFIVILYALSARASILIGLAIPASFLMGMLALALWGFTINIIVLFSLILAVGMLVDDAIIVTEFAERRMSEGMEKRQAFAMASHRMAGPVIAATMTRVAAFSPLLFWPGIVGEFMKFLPITLIVTLSASMIYALIFVPTLGALIAKPFKHPPEHKDGAYMWVVGKAVRHPVIMLFTAMGLLVAVPYAYGQYGKGMEFFPDVEPEFGLLYVKARGNLSIAEKDALVKQAEERMLGWPGIATIYTRTGGGGGAGNEVAPDVIGTIQYEFVDWRERKKASEILTDLRAEMVGIPGVDIEVSVPQAGPPTGKAIQIQLSADDPANLNEVARAVSDQLAQVPDVIDISSGLPLPGVDWELQVDRAAASRYGIAPATVGAMVQLVTGGLKLSDFRPAGSDDAVDIVLRLPEDQRTIAALDQLRIQTAEGSVPISNFVTRSAAPTTGTLTRLDGARTVTVQAGVREGVQTDGVRAAVVAALEDAGLEQLGIRWKLAGEDAEQAEAMAFLANAFGAAIFLIFVVLLAQFNNFTSVWLVLSAVVMSTIGVLLGLMIMGQPFSVVMTGIGIIALAGVVVNNNIVLIDTFDTLRREGKPKIEAILQTCRERARPVVLTALTAILGVLPIAFGLNLELLSHEVTIGAPSTQWWIALSSAIVYGLTFATVLTLVIIPSLLMLVTRSDNPRPWFWQRAKRRAWTADRKNAGLGRGPAQPAE is encoded by the coding sequence ATGAAGATCGTCGAGACGGCCATCGCCAACGCCCGGCTGACGCTGTCGGTTCTGGTGTTCCTGATGATCGCCGGGGCGATGGCCTACGTCAGCATCCCGAAAGAGGCCGAACCCGACATCCAGATCCCGATCCTCTATGTCAGCTTGCACTATGACGGCATCTCGCCCGAGGACAGCGAACGCCTGCTGCTGCGGCCGATGGAAACGGCGCTGAAGTCGATCACCGGCATCAAGAAGATGACCGCGACCGCCTATCAGGGCGGGGGCAACGTGGTGATCGAGTTTCAGGCAGGCGCCGATCTTGGCACCGCGCTGGAGGATGTGCGGAACAAGGTCGCCCAGGCCCGCCCCGAACTGCCCGATGGGGCAGATGAACCCACGGTCAACGAAGTCAACCTGTCGGAATTCCCGATCCTTGTCATCACCCTGTCGGGCGAGGTGCCGGAACGGGTGCTGGCCCAGGCCGGGCGCGACTTGCGCGACCGCATCGAAGACTTGCCCCCCGTCCTGAACGCCAACCTGCAAGGTGTGCGCGATGATCTGGTCGAGGTGGTGATCGACCCGGGCAAGCTGGCCAGCTACGGCCTGCGCCCCGATGTCCTGATTGCGGGCTTTGCCGCAGGAAACCAGCTGGTCGCCGCGGGCGCGCTGGAAGGGGCGATGGGCCGCTATGCCATCAAGCTGCCCTCGCTTCTGGAAACGGCCGAGGATGTGGCCAACCTGCCGGTCATATCGACCCCGACTGCCACCGTGCGGGTCCGCGACATCGCCTCGATCCTGCCGACACTGAAGGAACCCGAGACGATCACCCGCCTAGATGGCCGCCCTGCGGTGGCGATCGAAGTGTCGAAACGTTCGGGCGCGAACCTGATTGAAACGGTTGATCAGGTGAAGGCCATTGCCGAGGAGTTCAAGGCGCTCCTCCCCGAGGGGACCGAGGTCAGCTTCAGCCAGGACAAGTCGAAAGACATCCGCCAGTTGCTGTTCGACCTGCAGAATTCGGTCCTGACAGCGGTGATTCTGGTGTTCATCGTGATCCTCTACGCGCTGTCGGCCCGCGCCTCGATCCTGATCGGGCTGGCGATCCCGGCGTCCTTCCTGATGGGGATGCTGGCTTTGGCGCTGTGGGGCTTCACGATCAACATCATCGTTCTGTTCTCCTTGATCCTTGCCGTCGGCATGCTGGTGGACGACGCCATCATCGTCACCGAATTCGCAGAACGCCGCATGTCGGAGGGCATGGAAAAGCGGCAGGCCTTTGCCATGGCCTCGCACCGGATGGCCGGGCCGGTGATCGCCGCGACGATGACCCGCGTCGCCGCCTTCTCGCCCCTGCTGTTCTGGCCCGGCATCGTGGGCGAGTTCATGAAGTTCCTGCCGATCACGCTGATCGTCACGCTGTCGGCGTCGATGATCTATGCGCTGATCTTCGTGCCCACCCTTGGCGCGCTGATCGCCAAGCCGTTCAAGCACCCGCCGGAACACAAGGACGGTGCCTACATGTGGGTTGTGGGCAAGGCCGTACGTCACCCGGTCATCATGCTGTTCACCGCCATGGGACTGCTTGTCGCCGTTCCCTATGCCTACGGCCAGTACGGCAAGGGAATGGAGTTCTTCCCGGACGTCGAACCCGAATTCGGCCTTCTGTACGTCAAGGCGCGCGGCAACCTGTCGATCGCCGAAAAGGACGCCTTGGTGAAACAGGCCGAGGAACGCATGCTTGGCTGGCCCGGGATTGCCACGATCTACACCCGCACCGGTGGCGGCGGCGGCGCGGGGAATGAGGTGGCGCCAGATGTGATCGGCACCATCCAGTACGAATTCGTTGACTGGCGCGAACGGAAGAAAGCCAGCGAAATCCTGACCGACCTGCGCGCGGAAATGGTCGGCATCCCCGGTGTGGATATCGAAGTGTCGGTCCCGCAGGCTGGGCCGCCGACCGGCAAGGCGATCCAGATCCAGCTTTCGGCAGATGACCCGGCCAATCTGAACGAGGTGGCCCGCGCCGTGTCGGACCAGTTGGCCCAAGTGCCTGATGTGATCGACATCTCCAGCGGCTTGCCGCTTCCCGGCGTGGATTGGGAGCTTCAGGTCGACCGCGCCGCTGCCTCGCGCTACGGGATCGCGCCGGCGACGGTCGGGGCCATGGTCCAGCTGGTGACGGGCGGGCTGAAACTGTCGGACTTCCGTCCTGCCGGGTCGGATGACGCGGTGGATATCGTCCTGCGCCTGCCAGAGGACCAGCGCACCATTGCAGCACTGGACCAGTTGCGCATCCAGACCGCCGAAGGGTCGGTGCCGATCTCGAACTTCGTCACCCGTTCCGCCGCACCCACCACTGGCACGCTGACCCGTCTGGACGGCGCCCGCACGGTGACCGTGCAGGCAGGCGTGCGCGAAGGGGTGCAGACCGATGGTGTCCGTGCCGCTGTGGTTGCAGCGCTGGAAGATGCCGGGCTGGAACAGCTGGGCATCCGCTGGAAACTGGCGGGCGAGGATGCCGAACAGGCCGAAGCGATGGCTTTCCTTGCCAACGCCTTTGGCGCAGCCATCTTCCTGATTTTCGTCGTCCTTCTGGCGCAGTTCAACAACTTCACCTCGGTCTGGCTGGTGCTGTCGGCCGTGGTCATGTCGACCATTGGCGTGCTTCTGGGCCTGATGATCATGGGCCAGCCCTTCAGCGTGGTGATGACCGGGATCGGGATCATTGCGCTGGCCGGGGTGGTGGTGAACAACAACATCGTGCTGATCGACACGTTCGACACCCTCCGCCGTGAGGGCAAGCCGAAGATCGAGGCGATCCTGCAGACCTGCCGCGAACGCGCCCGGCCCGTGGTGCTGACGGCGCTGACTGCGATTCTGGGCGTGTTGCCCATCGCCTTCGGCCTGAACCTTGAACTGCTAAGCCACGAAGTGACCATCGGCGCGCCGTCGACCCAGTGGTGGATCGCGCTCTCCAGCGCCATCGTCTATGGGCTGACCTTCGCCACGGTGCTGACGCTGGTCATCATCCCATCGCTGCTGATGCTGGTGACCCGGTCGGACAACCCCCGACCATGGTTCTGGCAGCGCGCCAAGCGGCGGGCGTGGACGGCTGACCGCAAGAATGCCGGGCTTGGCCGAGGGCCGGCGCAACCCGCCGAGTAG
- a CDS encoding efflux RND transporter periplasmic adaptor subunit, with protein MPRFHRIAAFCVLAAAGVWVATGEFSSVGSARGGEGQETPTAEAPATDTPAPLRTVATVEPVFIDHARMIRLSGTTAADKRVALAARVDGVIASLDLVKGNAVTAGTVVLMLEGPETVAQAEIAEIALAQRERELELAETLFAGGNTPEVQLTNARSARDAAAAELARATAAVDRLQLKAPFSGIVDTVDVELGEWVQTGTPVATILSLDPILLKAEVSEIDLGSVAPGSKAMIRLANGTQMEGTVRLVAREASAETRTFPVEIALPNPDYSIPSGMTAEVLLAAAPTRAVVVPRSVVTLAETGELGVRVVDADNIAAFAPVTIIDDTPEGLVVTGVPEGLRIVVAGQDLVRNGETVEVVAAEGTSP; from the coding sequence ATGCCCAGGTTTCACCGCATCGCCGCTTTTTGCGTTCTGGCCGCTGCCGGCGTCTGGGTCGCAACCGGAGAATTCTCGTCCGTCGGCAGCGCGCGGGGCGGCGAAGGTCAGGAAACCCCTACTGCCGAGGCGCCTGCCACAGACACGCCGGCGCCGCTGCGGACCGTCGCAACTGTGGAGCCGGTCTTCATCGACCACGCCCGCATGATCCGCCTGTCAGGCACGACTGCGGCCGACAAGCGCGTGGCGCTGGCCGCGCGGGTCGATGGGGTCATTGCGTCGCTTGATCTGGTCAAGGGCAACGCGGTCACGGCGGGGACCGTGGTGCTGATGCTGGAAGGGCCGGAAACCGTGGCGCAGGCAGAGATCGCCGAAATCGCCCTTGCCCAGCGGGAGCGCGAACTTGAACTGGCCGAAACGCTGTTTGCCGGTGGCAACACGCCGGAAGTGCAGCTGACCAACGCGCGGTCCGCCCGCGATGCCGCTGCCGCCGAACTGGCGCGCGCTACGGCAGCGGTGGACCGGCTGCAGCTCAAGGCGCCGTTCTCGGGCATCGTTGACACTGTCGATGTCGAGCTTGGCGAATGGGTCCAGACGGGCACGCCGGTGGCCACGATCCTGTCGCTTGATCCGATCCTGCTGAAGGCTGAGGTCAGCGAGATTGACCTTGGCAGCGTCGCCCCCGGGTCCAAGGCCATGATCCGGCTTGCCAATGGCACGCAGATGGAGGGTACGGTGCGCCTTGTGGCACGCGAGGCGTCCGCCGAGACCCGCACTTTCCCGGTCGAGATTGCGTTGCCGAACCCCGACTACTCCATCCCCTCCGGCATGACGGCCGAGGTGCTGCTGGCCGCCGCCCCCACCCGCGCCGTGGTGGTGCCACGGTCGGTCGTTACGCTGGCCGAAACCGGTGAACTTGGCGTCCGCGTCGTGGATGCCGACAACATCGCGGCATTTGCCCCGGTGACGATCATCGACGATACGCCAGAAGGTCTTGTGGTCACCGGTGTGCCGGAGGGCCTTCGCATTGTGGTCGCAGGCCAGGACCTTGTCCGAAACGGCGAAACGGTCGAAGTCGTCGCCGCAGAAGGCACAAGCCCATGA